One Nicotiana tomentosiformis chromosome 1, ASM39032v3, whole genome shotgun sequence genomic window, GTTTCAATTTTCAAATATTACAAAAATCTCTCTTTTGATATTTAGTGTAACAAAACTATTTTGGAGCTTAAAcatgaaagagtttgttccttaTGGAGTATTACTTTGTTTAACAAAATTAacttattttgttttcttaaccGGTCTTCAACTTTCATGTAACGATGCTCTTATTTAATTTGCAACTGCACAAAGTTAtccttatatatagtttaatttattcttatatatatacatgaACAAGATAATTGGCCAGTTGCCTAGCTCGTTTCAACATACTACTGGTAAGAAATTACTGGGAGAAATGAAAGTGTGTTAGGATCGGGAAATCggatagtgcggaatttagccaaacaacgttataatgacaataacaaagacaatgcaagttgataataatggcaattaaagcatataaagaagacaccaatttaacgtggttcggtcagtgtgacctacgtccacaagcagaGAGGAACAATTTCACTATAACAGCAAGAGTACAAAAAAgggtacaaaattagagtaaatactctaattaattccaaataccctaagagaataacctcacaagatcactccaaagaaagggtttacacaagtattttccaacactcaattctcttacaaaatactcttaataaataaaggaggagaaagaaagacaagagtgaaaagcttttgaattggtgtgtttacaaatgaggagaaactcctctatttatagcaaaaaATCCTTGACCTAATAATGAATAtgatgtcatggcaaatgtcatgaaaacttAGCCCCCACTTGAaaagaagccaaattaatggccatattacaaatctccaccttgatctaattttggcttatatataataaatttgctccaccttctccgcaataACCctaatgggcaaaatcattcttcataaatgccaatcaagttcaggcaaagcttgaacttggacactggaagagATTTTatgaacatgtcagcaggattgtctctagtgctGATCTTCTGAACATAGACTTTTCCTTCAGCAATGATTTCTCGGATGAAATGTTACTTTATATCAATatgcttcgtcctctcatgatacatctgatctttagtcaagtgaatggcactttgactatcacagaaaatggtaataccaccttgGTATGAACTGAGTTctgcaaatagacccttcaaccataaggcttctttgattgcctcggtcactgccatatattctgtttcggtagtagataaagctactatatgttgtaatgtagctttctaactaatagcgcaaccaccaatgcaaaatacatagcatgtcaatgatcttcttttgtcaagatcacctgcataatctgagtctataAAACCAACCAAAGTATTAGTATTTCTCCAAAACTTCGAACATATGTTTGAAGTACCTcacaagtatctgagaatccatttcacatcctgccaatgtgctttaccacgGCAAGCCATATACCTGTTTACCACGCTCACTACTTGTGAAAtatctggacgtgtacaaaccatttCATATATAATACTGctgactgcactggaataaggaacctgtGCCATGTACTTCTCTTCTTTCTCTGACTGCGGGGAttgagcagctgataacttaaaacaagcagcaagaggggtactaactggtttagtaTCTTTCATGctaaacctctccaagactttctccaagtacttcttctgggtcaggaATAGCTTATTGgattttcgatctcttttgatctccatgccaaggattttcttagctgctcccaaatctttcatctcaaattcacttttcaacCGACTTTTTAAATTGTGAATTTATGTTAAATCCTTAgtagcaatgagcatgtcatcaacataaagtaATAAGTACacaatgaaccatcatttaacttccggaagtatacgcaactatcatacatgcctatcgaataaccatgacccaacataaaagAATCAAACTTTTTGTACCAATGTCTtagagactgctttaatccgtataaggatttcttcaacaagcaaacatgatcttcttttccttcaatttcaaatccttcgggttgatgcatgcatatttgttcctcaagttccccatgtaagaaagttgtcttaagatcaagttgttctaattccaaatcatacatggcaactaaggcaagcaagacacgaatagagctatgtttaacaacatgtgagaaaatatcattaaaatcaactccttgcaCCTGattatagccctttgcaactaatcgtatcttatacctcgcatctttaacccctggaatgccattcTTTAgtcccatttgcaaccaacaattctttttgatgatggcttcacaagagaccaagtacaattcttgtggagagactcaattttttcattcattgcaatcaacCACTTGTCTGAGTCAGGACCAGAAattgcttctgaatattttggcGGTTCtctaatttcttcattttcttgtgcaactgaaaaaacaagtgcaacataatctccaaaccttaatggttttTTACTTTCTCTTTGGTCTATGTTTgactatagaatactcctcttcttctggttcaacttcaggagtctcaacttcaggaatttcagcttctgaCTCAACTTCAGAAGTTttaactgtattttgctccaaagttgatgagcttggctcagaaggaatgccaatctcaaccTCCACTTACTtatgtgtactctttcctttatctgtattacaagaactagaagactcttttctataATGTAACATAGatgattcatcaaaggttacatctctgctaattataaattttggtgatgtgggatcaggataccatagtcggtatccttttaccccagatgcatacccaaggaaatgcacattttagcccttggctctaattttccatcatttacatgcatgtatgcaaggcaaccaaatatctttaaataagaataattagcaggagtacctgaccataTTTTCTTTGGAGCTTTAAAGTTCAAAGGtacagaaggagctcggttgacaatataacaagctgtagagatagcttctgcccaaaaggtgTTTTccaacccagcatttgaaatcatgcaacgagccctttccaaaggagttttattcatcctttctgccataccgttttgctgaggtgtcattctcacagtacgacgTCGAGCAATTCCCTCATTATTGTAAAATTCGTtaaattcatcattacaaaatttcaAGCCATTATCTATTCTAAGCCGCTTCTCCTGTTTTTCTGTTTGCTTCTCAATTAAAACTTTCAAttatttgaaatttaagaaaacaccACTTTtgtttttcaggaaataaacccaaacttttcttgaataatcatcaatgaaagttaatatatatctggcaccaccttttgatggggtacatgaaggaccccaaagatctgaatgaatgtaatccaaagtaccttttatTCTATGAATcactggagatttgaagctgactcttttttgcttcccgaacacacaatgttcacagaactccatattttcggtactttgaccacataagagacctcttttgctgaggatggaaagacctttttcactcatatgccccaatcacATATGCCataatttggtgatgtcagaatttgatttatctgatattgaaactgcagtatcacctgtaacagtagatcccaataGAGTGTACAACGTACCGGATCTGgatgctttcatgatcacaagagcaccatgagaaactttcagaactccaccttcacttgTGTACTtacacccaagagattctagagtgctcaaagagatgagatttttcttcaggtcaggaacatgtctaatatcggtgagagttctcaccacactaTCATGCATTTTGATTCgaactgtaccttttccaataactttgcatgcagcattgttgcccatcaagacaacttcacctccaatagattcatatgtggtaaataaatctcgattgggacacatatgataagaacaacccaaatctaaaatccactcattgttagatttgaaactattattagttgccaaaaaaatagttccctcagtctcatcagcagctacacttgcttcggtagtgtcagtatttttgtgctcatttttcttttccgtatgcttttctttatttttcaatttaaatcattaagaaataatgtgacctttcttatgacaatatttgcacatgacatttttGCATCtgaattttgaccttgatttaggtctctcactacttgaatctttcttattggatctacatCTTATGAACAAGTCTTctccttggttcccactagttttttcagtaatatctctatctatttgttcttttgattttaaaatagatttgatatctttataagagatattatcatttccataaagcatagtatctcttatatgtttaaacgactagggtaaggaaacaagcaataacacagcttgatcctcatttTTGATTTcaacatctatgttacttaaatccataagaagagaatcaaaagtatcaagatgcgtaagtatagaggtaccttcagccatacgaaaagtgtagagtttttgctttaggtaaagcctgttttctacttctttttttctctccatatataaggttttcagcttttcccatatgcctttgaCTGAGCTTTCTActgaaacttcacgtaaaacctcatttgagagatttaaaataatacatgcttttgcctttttgtctatggaGGCAAattcctcgtccgtcattttattcggcttcttctcctttccttgcagtgccaaatctaagccatcttTAATTAGAATgacttccatctttaattgccatattccgaagtttgcacttcggtcaagtttctcaacataagactttgttagagtcattttggctatttaaactaacccggttagatctggcactgataccaatttgttaggatcggataaccgggtagtgcagaatttagccaaacaacgttataatgacaataacaaagacaatgcaagttgataataatggcaattaaagcatataaagaagacaccaatttaacgtggttcggtcagtgtgacctacgtccacaagcagaGAGGAACAATTTCACTATAACAGCAAGAGTACAAAAAAgggtacaaaattagagtaaatactctaattaattccaaataccctaagagaataacctcacaagatcactcctaAGAAAGGGTTTACACAAGTATTTCCCAACACTCAattctcttacaaaatactcttaataaataaaggaggagaaagaaagacaagagtgaaaagcttttgaattggtgtgtttacaaatgaggagaaactcctctatttatagcaaaaaATCCTTGACCTAATAATGAATAtgatgtcatggcaaatgtcatgcaAACTTGGTCTACAAATTTTGTTATATTGGATATgatgtcatgacaaatgtcatgaaaacttTCCCCCACTTGAAAAGAAGCCAAATTAATGACCATATTACAAAGTGCATTACTAACAAATATTACAAGTCAAAGATTCCAAAACATTTGCATCCTTGCAAAACAAGGGGCTAACCATGGCCATGGAGAACAAAATAAAAAGGCTAAAAACAAGAAAAACTATATGACTATATACACTCTTTATACAAGTACATATGATCTTCACCCACACAAATAAAGGGGTATGAAGGAAGTTAggtctgaaaaaaaaaaaaaaccaaaatccATTCAAATATATGTGATCATAACGATCAGTAAATTAAGAAAAAAACAACCTTATATTTGAATGAAGTTGTCAACTATTCTCATTCAATGGCCTGCCAACTTTTTCTTCATTGTCCATCTCTTCCTGCACGCTTCTAACGCCTCCTGCTTCATTCTTGAGAGTTCCTGAAAGCATTGTTGATATTGTGCTTCAATTGTGTCAAGCTCCAACTTTAACTCGGTATCCTCATCTTTCTCTATTAACGATAAAAATGAACAACTGCTTGACAAACTCATGCCTTTGGAAGCTCCTCCATCTGTATCTGTCAAAGTTACCTCCAGATTCTTTCCAAATTCATTTGGTAATATGCATTCTACATAATCGCCACCGTTTTCTTGCAACTTACATTCATCATGAAACAAACCCGTGAAATCTATCTCCGATAAGTTTCCACTAGAACCTTTAGAGACAACATCTGTAAAGTAATCGCCAAATCCAAATGAATTCCCATTCTTTAGAGAAGAGCTTTTCCCCATTACTTGAGAAGCAACTGAACCTTGAGACTCGTCGTCTATCACATTTGCCAAATGTGAAGGGGAAGCAAAAGTAACATGACAAGAAGTGCCATTTGAGTTAGCATACAATTTATCTTCATCAGCTTGAGTGCTAATTTGGTTATTCATACCCAGAGCTGGAATATCATCTTGTCGAGCATTAGATGTGGTAGGGTTGGGTGACAAGGTTAGGTAGTTCTCAAGAGCATGACTTCTCCCTCCACTAGAACGGTACTCAGAGGGAGGCTTCCAACTAGGCAAAATTTTCATTATTAGGTAGTCAATGAAGTCAGCAATAAAATCTACATCGTGATCATCTAGTTGCAATTGATCAACCATCTCAGCCGCAACTAAAAGTGCAGTGTCAGTATCAAGATAGAAATTGAAGTGTATATTCCGTACTCTGCCTGCAAAATTCAAAGGCTTTAAATAAACAAAAGCCTATTTGATTCCAGAAAGCCAAAGAAATAAAGACAATAATGAAATAGAACGGATGTACTTACCTGAAGGGCATTTAATTCGCAAGGTCAGTGAAACTGAGTTCTCATCATTCTTCTTACCCGTCAATTTAAATTCATTATTCTGATGAAACCTCTGGAATTCCAATGTTGGAGGACAAGGACTTCCACAATGGGAGTCTGTATATACTGACTGGTTATACTCAGAATCTACATCCATAGAATGAGGTGCAGATTTCAATGAACTTAATGATCTTGGACTTTGGTAAGGTGACTGCAAAAGACTATGGATTGGCTCATTTAAATTCTCGAATTGAAGAAATGGATCTTTAAGAAGGTCCTTGGCAGGCAACCTTTGAGGAGCAGGAACCAGGCATTTTTCAATGAATCCTTTGACTTGGGGATCGACAACTTTGCCGAGGGAAGCAGGTTTAACACCCTGAAATAAAACTTCCTTAGATTCACAAAAACATGTATGTAATAGACTAGACAACTTAAAGAAGCAACTTTATTGAACTTACCGAGCTAACTTTCTTAAAAATTTGAGCAGGATTTTTGCATTCACTGTAAGGATATTCGAAGGTTACTAATTCCAACATACACATTCCAAAGGAATATATGTCCACTAgttcattgtattcttcttcataAAGCTCGGGGGCCATGAACTCCGGCGTCCCTTTAGAGCAATAGATAAAGTTAGCAGTACTCTAGAAGAGGAGACATTATTTCAAAGCACATCGATAGAAGAAACACCCATACCAATTACACTCTTAGCAGTAGGCTGCTCCATAATGGTCGCCAATCCAAGGTCCCCAATCTTAATTTCTCCATGATTTCCATTGACAAATATGTTGTCACATTTCAAGTCCCTATGAATGATAGGAGGGCTCTGACAATGAAGATAGTCTAACCCTTGAAGTATCTGCCGTGCCCAATTCTTTATAGCCTTCATATTAACACTTCTATACTTCTTACGGTATCTGATAGCCACAACCTTACATCGTTATTGTACGACAACACAATttgcaaataaataaaatgagaAACTATAAGAAACTCACTGTCTCAGGTTCCCAGATGTGAAGAGTTCAGTTATCATGTTAACTGTTCTCTTCTTGTCATCAATCCACGAATCGCAGAACTTCATTATATTGTCATGCTTCAATTGTCGAAGAAGATGAATCTCCGCATACAACTTTCCTAAATTGTCTGGTGACTGCAAAACATCATCGACTTTCACTCGGCTCCATGCAACTTCAATACCATCAAGCAAGTCAAATGCCTTGTAGCTGAaacataatttaataaaaaaGACAAAATATTTTATGCTCTAAATACACAATTAGCACTTTTATAAAGGAACAATAAAGATCTGCAATAAAGTTTAGGAACATACACAGTCTTGAATGCTCCCTTGCCCAATACTTCACTGTACTGTAGGTGATATAAAAGATTGTCAGTGAAATAATACTCTGAAGTTTTCAGTGCTAAACAGAAGAACATTTTCAATTTTTTCTTAAAATTCAAACTTTACGATTTTTTTCGTCGTCAGCTTGGAAGCAAAAAAttgctaaaaaactagaatttggcCTCAAGGAAAAAAGAGAATCCCATACCCCTTTCTTCATTTCCTTTTCGCAGCTTTCTCAATCACATAAAAAGTTTCACCTGCTCCTTGTTTAACATTCTATTATTTTGATGAAAATTACATATTGCACTTCGAACTTGAAAGCACACATTATCATCCCATATGGTAATTCAACAAAACGAAAAAGATAAAGTGGATTAGTATAAACTCAATCATTCTATTGCAAATTACTATTCTGATCCCATTATCAGCAAGAATCAACAAAAACCAGTTTTCAGATTTTTTTCTTCTCTCCATCCTTTTTATaaggactctctctctctctctctctctctctctctctctctatcaccCCCCTCcctcctcctcccccccccccacacccACACACACAATTTATAGGATGCAGGATGACTAAAGGAATTAGGAGCTTGGAAAGTTCAACATATGTGGCAGTTTGAGTAGTTTGATCTTTAATTCTTAGGCAGTTGGGTAGTTTGTTATCTGGCTGTCAAGAATTTTCTCTTTGATTGAACATCTTCAAATTAGTTTGAGCTGAAGCTAGCCTCGCTTGACCTTTACTTTCCATCCACAGAAAAAGTTTCATTTCTCTTGGAGTGTTAACACACTACGAAAAAATAGGGATTACAATGTCTCTTACAGCAGAAAATTGTTGCTTGGAACTACAACCACATGATATTGCTTATGTTTATGGATTGGACAATATTGTGAAAGGATCCAAAACAACTAAGGAAGAAATGAATCATATACTATGATTTAATATGCATTTCTTTCGCCTCTGAGTTTAGACTATAGACCACCTAAAAGCATCTATGTGAGTACAATGTGCTATTCTCCTAAGAAAAGAAAAACTGAATTTTGCTACTTGATTATCAAGCAATTCAAGAAAACAAACATTAAAGCATAAAATAATACTATAAACAATGGAAGCACAACAACAACTGCGAGTCAATCCCAAACTAGTTAAATTTGGACCCTGTCACCTGTTGCATTCTAATACTCATTAATAGAAATGAAGCAATTAATGTCCAAAATTATAATGCATAAGGAAGAACCAATACCAAAACAATAGAGAGTAAAGAGAATTACCCGAACATAGCGACCCTTGGGATCTTTCTCAACGAAATCAACTTGGTGATTAGGTTGCTGATCATTAGCAGCAGAACCTAAAGATCCGCCTTTGTTACTAGAAGAACGTCGTAACGGGCTTCCATTTCCAAATCCATGACCGTTTCCAGAATGATAAGAACATCCTGATCCACCCCCGAAACTCATTCCCGTAATCAACCAAACAATTATAACAAAGGAATAACAAGATTTAACAAACACAACCCAAAGCAGGACAACCCAGAAATAGCAGAAAAACAACGTATTAATCAAATGTTGCCCAGAAAAAGATGACAACTTATTTGCATGTGGGTAAATGCCTCGGAATAAGAGAATGCCGATCGCACGTGGAAAAATCTTCAACGTGATCGGCATTCAAAATCGAGGCTAACACCTAAAATCTCATTTACAGAATGAAAATTCTTATCATCACAATTACCAAACTTCACATTACACCGCCACCTTCTTCTTAATATCTTTCTCAATCAAAAATATTCAGGCCATGCAGTGCTAAgtgatgatttttttttctttccaaaatGCTAATGATGAATTAACCCTTCAAAACATAGTTATTAATTAGGGGATAAAGAAGGGCTAAGGatgaaagggaaaaaaaaaggaaaaatataaacTATAGATAAAAAGATGAAAGCTATAGCTAAATGATGATGGAGATTAGAGGGAAAACAATTAGTAACTTTTTTTTAggaggaaagagaaagaaaaggTATGAAATGGGGTATGTGGAATTGATATAAGAGAGGAGAAGATAATGCTGGAACAAACACTTGTCCCGTCCGTTTAATCATCTCCTCTATCATTTAATTGGAATTGTGAACATGATTTAGGGTAGATTAAATGTAACTAAGCAATTGCAGTAACCTCGGCGAAAAAAAATGCAGTAACCGCTagaccaaaaataaaaaataaaaaagcaaagTTTATAGGAGTATCAAATAAGCTACAACAAGTCATGTAATTAAGGATAAATGGTTATGGAGATGCCAAAACTAAATAATTTTCGAAAAGGAAATTATGTTATACTTATATTGGGATAAAGATGTATCACACAATGGAGCACGGAGAATTAATTTGGCCATAAATGTTTCTCCTGCACCAACCCCTTCATCAAGATGCATCCACCCCATACGAAAACAAAATTAGTAAGTTCTGTCTGATCCTAAATTGTTTGCTATTTTTTGGTACGATAATATAAGATTCATGACCACCAAGAAAATTTGCGAGATTTTGAAATATGTATTGGTAACGTAAGTGTTTTAAATATATATTAATGGCGAAAAAGTTTTATAGAATTAAGTTATTTAAAAAAACAATTATAATTTATAAGTAATTATATGATAAAGTGATTGGTGACTAGTATTAGAAACTATAGGCAGAATGACTTATATGTT contains:
- the LOC104095855 gene encoding probable serine/threonine-protein kinase WNK6, translating into MPITLKIFPRAIGILLFRGIYPHANKLSSFSGQHLINTLFFCYFWVVLLWVVFVKSCYSFVIIVWLITGMSFGGGSGCSYHSGNGHGFGNGSPLRRSSSNKGGSLGSAANDQQPNHQVDFVEKDPKGRYVRYSEVLGKGAFKTVYKAFDLLDGIEVAWSRVKVDDVLQSPDNLGKLYAEIHLLRQLKHDNIMKFCDSWIDDKKRTVNMITELFTSGNLRQYRKKYRSVNMKAIKNWARQILQGLDYLHCQSPPIIHRDLKCDNIFVNGNHGEIKIGDLGLATIMEQPTAKSVIGTPEFMAPELYEEEYNELVDIYSFGMCMLELVTFEYPYSECKNPAQIFKKVSSGVKPASLGKVVDPQVKGFIEKCLVPAPQRLPAKDLLKDPFLQFENLNEPIHSLLQSPYQSPRSLSSLKSAPHSMDVDSEYNQSVYTDSHCGSPCPPTLEFQRFHQNNEFKLTGKKNDENSVSLTLRIKCPSGRVRNIHFNFYLDTDTALLVAAEMVDQLQLDDHDVDFIADFIDYLIMKILPSWKPPSEYRSSGGRSHALENYLTLSPNPTTSNARQDDIPALGMNNQISTQADEDKLYANSNGTSCHVTFASPSHLANVIDDESQGSVASQVMGKSSSLKNGNSFGFGDYFTDVVSKGSSGNLSEIDFTGLFHDECKLQENGGDYVECILPNEFGKNLEVTLTDTDGGASKGMSLSSSCSFLSLIEKDEDTELKLELDTIEAQYQQCFQELSRMKQEALEACRKRWTMKKKLAGH